In Musa acuminata AAA Group cultivar baxijiao chromosome BXJ2-8, Cavendish_Baxijiao_AAA, whole genome shotgun sequence, one genomic interval encodes:
- the LOC135618341 gene encoding protein HVA22-like isoform X2: MANFGSFLSHLHSVAGYASICAIESPSKNDDEQWLAYWILYSFVTLMEMVAEPVLYWIPVWYQIKVIFVAWLVLPHFRGASFMYERFVREQLIKYGVKLGTSSPHNKKVEE; encoded by the exons ATGGCTAACTTTGGGAGCTTTCTTTCCCACCTGCACTCCGTCGCAGG ATATGCGTCGATTTGTGCCATCGAAAGCCCATCCAAGAATGATGACGAGCAATGGCTGGCCTACTGGATCCTGTACTCCTTCGTAACTCTCATGGAGATGGTGGCTGAGCCCGTCTTATACTG GATACCCGTCTGGTATCAGATAAAGGTGATCTTCGTGGCCTGGTTGGTGCTCCCCCATTTCCGGGGCGCGTCCTTCATGTACGAAAGGTTTGTGAGGGAGCAGCTCATCAAGTATGGGGTCAAGTTGGGCACCTCCTCACCCCATAACAAGAAG GTGGAGGAATAG
- the LOC135618341 gene encoding protein HVA22-like isoform X1 yields the protein MANFGSFLSHLHSVAGPAVTLLYPLYASICAIESPSKNDDEQWLAYWILYSFVTLMEMVAEPVLYWIPVWYQIKVIFVAWLVLPHFRGASFMYERFVREQLIKYGVKLGTSSPHNKKVEE from the exons ATGGCTAACTTTGGGAGCTTTCTTTCCCACCTGCACTCCGTCGCAGG GCCTGCCGTCACGCTCTTGTATCCCTT ATATGCGTCGATTTGTGCCATCGAAAGCCCATCCAAGAATGATGACGAGCAATGGCTGGCCTACTGGATCCTGTACTCCTTCGTAACTCTCATGGAGATGGTGGCTGAGCCCGTCTTATACTG GATACCCGTCTGGTATCAGATAAAGGTGATCTTCGTGGCCTGGTTGGTGCTCCCCCATTTCCGGGGCGCGTCCTTCATGTACGAAAGGTTTGTGAGGGAGCAGCTCATCAAGTATGGGGTCAAGTTGGGCACCTCCTCACCCCATAACAAGAAG GTGGAGGAATAG
- the LOC103995527 gene encoding sulfite oxidase isoform X3 → MFEIRRLPKYNVVATLQCAGNRRTEMSKARTVKGVGWDVSAIGNAIWGGAKLADVLELVGISKYSSFSAPGGKHVEFVSIDKCKEENGGPYKASISLRQAANPEADVLLAYEMNGEILSRDHGYPLRVIVPGVIGARSVKWLDHINIIEDECQGFFMQKDYKMFPPSVNWDNINWLTRKAQMDFPVQCAICSLEDVDVVNQVKATIAGYAVSGGGRGIERVDISLDGGKTWLEAERYQRRNIPYQSDDMNNDKWAWVLFKATVDIPENAVIIAKAVDTAANVQPEKVDAIWNLRGILNTSWHKVQVRRASPGMNSNL, encoded by the exons ATGTTTGAAATAAG GAGGCTGCCCAAGTACAATGTCGTTGCAACTTTACAG TGTGCAGGTAATAGAAGGACGGAAATGAGCAAAGCACGCACAGTGAAAGGTGTTGGGTGGGATGTTTCTGCTATTGGAAATG CAATATGGGGAGGTGCAAAATTAGCTGATGTTCTTGAGCTTGTTGGAATATCAAAATATTCTTCATTCTCAGCACCAGGAGGGAAGCATGTTGAATTTGTTAGCATTGACAAGTGCAAA GAGGAAAATGGTGGACCCTACAAGGCATCAATATCCTTGAGGCAGGCGGCAAATCCTGAAGCTGATGTTTTGCTTGCATATGAAATGAATGGAGAG ATCCTCAGTCGTGATCATGGATATCCATTGCGGGTGATTGTTCCTGGTGTAATTGGTGCACGATCTGTAAAATGGTTAGATCACATCAACATAATTGAAGACGAATGCCAG GGTTTTTTTATGCAAAAGGATTACAAAATGTTTCCACCTTCAGTTAATTGGGATAATATCAATTGGTTGACCAGGAAGGCACAAATGGACTTTCCTGTGCAG TGTGCAATATGTTCTTTAGAGGATGTGGATGTTGTAAATCAAGTAAAG GCTACTATTGCTGGATATGCAGTATCTGGTGGTGGCCGTGGAATTGAGAGAGTAGATATATCCCTTGATGGGGGAAAGACATGGTTGGAAGCTGAGAGATATCAAAGACGCAATATACCATATCAATCTGATGATATGAACAATGACAAGTGGGCATGGGTTCTATTTAAAGCTACTGTTGACATACCGGAAAATGCTGTGATTATTGCTAAGGCG GTTGACACTGCTGCAAATGTCCAACCTGAAAAGGTAGATGCTATATGGAACCTAAGAGGTATACTGAACACATCGTGGCACAAGGTCCAAGTACGGAGAGCCTCACCAGGGATGAATTCCAATCTGTGA
- the LOC103995527 gene encoding sulfite oxidase isoform X1, protein MPGLRGPSDYSQEPPRHPSLKVNSKEPFNAEPHRAALLSYITPIDFFYKRNHGPIPVVDDIERYNVSIGGLVEKPLEISMFEIRRLPKYNVVATLQCAGNRRTEMSKARTVKGVGWDVSAIGNAIWGGAKLADVLELVGISKYSSFSAPGGKHVEFVSIDKCKEENGGPYKASISLRQAANPEADVLLAYEMNGEILSRDHGYPLRVIVPGVIGARSVKWLDHINIIEDECQGFFMQKDYKMFPPSVNWDNINWLTRKAQMDFPVQCAICSLEDVDVVNQVKATIAGYAVSGGGRGIERVDISLDGGKTWLEAERYQRRNIPYQSDDMNNDKWAWVLFKATVDIPENAVIIAKAVDTAANVQPEKVDAIWNLRGILNTSWHKVQVRRASPGMNSNL, encoded by the exons atgccaGGGTTGAGAGGTCCGTCCGATTATTCCCAAGAACCCCCTCGCCACCCGTCCCTGAAGGTTAATTCCAAG GAGCCATTTAATGCTGAGCCTCATCGTGCAGCTTTATTGTCATACATTACTCCTATCGATTTTTTCTACAAGAGAAACCATGGACCAATCCCAGTAGTTGATGACATTGAAAG ATATAATGTTAGCATAGGTGGTTTGGTGGAGAAGCCCTTAGAGATATCTATGTTTGAAATAAG GAGGCTGCCCAAGTACAATGTCGTTGCAACTTTACAG TGTGCAGGTAATAGAAGGACGGAAATGAGCAAAGCACGCACAGTGAAAGGTGTTGGGTGGGATGTTTCTGCTATTGGAAATG CAATATGGGGAGGTGCAAAATTAGCTGATGTTCTTGAGCTTGTTGGAATATCAAAATATTCTTCATTCTCAGCACCAGGAGGGAAGCATGTTGAATTTGTTAGCATTGACAAGTGCAAA GAGGAAAATGGTGGACCCTACAAGGCATCAATATCCTTGAGGCAGGCGGCAAATCCTGAAGCTGATGTTTTGCTTGCATATGAAATGAATGGAGAG ATCCTCAGTCGTGATCATGGATATCCATTGCGGGTGATTGTTCCTGGTGTAATTGGTGCACGATCTGTAAAATGGTTAGATCACATCAACATAATTGAAGACGAATGCCAG GGTTTTTTTATGCAAAAGGATTACAAAATGTTTCCACCTTCAGTTAATTGGGATAATATCAATTGGTTGACCAGGAAGGCACAAATGGACTTTCCTGTGCAG TGTGCAATATGTTCTTTAGAGGATGTGGATGTTGTAAATCAAGTAAAG GCTACTATTGCTGGATATGCAGTATCTGGTGGTGGCCGTGGAATTGAGAGAGTAGATATATCCCTTGATGGGGGAAAGACATGGTTGGAAGCTGAGAGATATCAAAGACGCAATATACCATATCAATCTGATGATATGAACAATGACAAGTGGGCATGGGTTCTATTTAAAGCTACTGTTGACATACCGGAAAATGCTGTGATTATTGCTAAGGCG GTTGACACTGCTGCAAATGTCCAACCTGAAAAGGTAGATGCTATATGGAACCTAAGAGGTATACTGAACACATCGTGGCACAAGGTCCAAGTACGGAGAGCCTCACCAGGGATGAATTCCAATCTGTGA
- the LOC103995527 gene encoding sulfite oxidase isoform X2, translating into MPGLRGPSDYSQEPPRHPSLKVNSKCAGNRRTEMSKARTVKGVGWDVSAIGNAIWGGAKLADVLELVGISKYSSFSAPGGKHVEFVSIDKCKEENGGPYKASISLRQAANPEADVLLAYEMNGEILSRDHGYPLRVIVPGVIGARSVKWLDHINIIEDECQGFFMQKDYKMFPPSVNWDNINWLTRKAQMDFPVQCAICSLEDVDVVNQVKATIAGYAVSGGGRGIERVDISLDGGKTWLEAERYQRRNIPYQSDDMNNDKWAWVLFKATVDIPENAVIIAKAVDTAANVQPEKVDAIWNLRGILNTSWHKVQVRRASPGMNSNL; encoded by the exons atgccaGGGTTGAGAGGTCCGTCCGATTATTCCCAAGAACCCCCTCGCCACCCGTCCCTGAAGGTTAATTCCAAG TGTGCAGGTAATAGAAGGACGGAAATGAGCAAAGCACGCACAGTGAAAGGTGTTGGGTGGGATGTTTCTGCTATTGGAAATG CAATATGGGGAGGTGCAAAATTAGCTGATGTTCTTGAGCTTGTTGGAATATCAAAATATTCTTCATTCTCAGCACCAGGAGGGAAGCATGTTGAATTTGTTAGCATTGACAAGTGCAAA GAGGAAAATGGTGGACCCTACAAGGCATCAATATCCTTGAGGCAGGCGGCAAATCCTGAAGCTGATGTTTTGCTTGCATATGAAATGAATGGAGAG ATCCTCAGTCGTGATCATGGATATCCATTGCGGGTGATTGTTCCTGGTGTAATTGGTGCACGATCTGTAAAATGGTTAGATCACATCAACATAATTGAAGACGAATGCCAG GGTTTTTTTATGCAAAAGGATTACAAAATGTTTCCACCTTCAGTTAATTGGGATAATATCAATTGGTTGACCAGGAAGGCACAAATGGACTTTCCTGTGCAG TGTGCAATATGTTCTTTAGAGGATGTGGATGTTGTAAATCAAGTAAAG GCTACTATTGCTGGATATGCAGTATCTGGTGGTGGCCGTGGAATTGAGAGAGTAGATATATCCCTTGATGGGGGAAAGACATGGTTGGAAGCTGAGAGATATCAAAGACGCAATATACCATATCAATCTGATGATATGAACAATGACAAGTGGGCATGGGTTCTATTTAAAGCTACTGTTGACATACCGGAAAATGCTGTGATTATTGCTAAGGCG GTTGACACTGCTGCAAATGTCCAACCTGAAAAGGTAGATGCTATATGGAACCTAAGAGGTATACTGAACACATCGTGGCACAAGGTCCAAGTACGGAGAGCCTCACCAGGGATGAATTCCAATCTGTGA
- the LOC103995525 gene encoding myb-related protein MYBAS1 isoform X1 — MVMVKEEMRKGSWTEQEDLHLVCFVRLFGERRWDFIAKASGLNRTGKSCRLRWVNYLHPGLKRGRMTPQEKRLVLELHSLWGNRWSRIARKLPGRTDNEIKNYWRAHMRKMTKERKRSSSSSRVDHSLDLTELPPQAAAEAHDLKSSSACSCLTAEEFEKKEEGVASYPMDQIWNEIATSEVIKEVSFEDSCPLMPSSPTWECCSEAVWKIDDEELRMLLQTHHLISDHNDGGRETCSLAQPDQYY, encoded by the exons ATGGTGATGGTTAAGGAAGAGATGCGAAAGGGGTCATGGACGGAGCAGGAGGACCTGCATCTGGTATGCTTTGTGCGATTATTCGGTGAACGTCGTTGGGATTTCATAGCGAAAGCATCAG GTCTCAACAGAACAGGAAAGAGCTGCCGCCTGCGCTGGGTCAATTACCTTCACCCCGGTCTCAAGCGAGGCCGCATGACCCCCCAAGAGAAGCGCCTTGTTCTTGAGCTCCACTCTCTCTGGGGCAACAG GTGGTCTCGGATTGCGCGTAAACTTCCCGGACGCACCGACaatgagatcaagaactactggagagCGCACATGAGAAAGATGACCAAAGAACGAAAGCGGAGCTCATCGTCGTCGCGTGTTGATCATTCCCTGGATCTCACTGAGCTTCCACCACAGGCAGCGGCGGAAGCTCATGATCTAAAGAGCAGTAGTGCCTGCAGCTGCTTAACTGCAGAGGAGTTTGAGAAGAAGGAGGAAGGCGTGGCAAGTTACCCCATGGATCAGATTTGGAATGAGATTGCTACGTCTGAGGTGATCAAAGAGGTGAGCTTCGAGGACTCGTGCCCCTTAATGCCGTCGTCTCCTACGTGGGAATGCTGCTCTGAGGCAGTGTGGAAGATCGATGACGAAGAGCTCAGGATGCTACTTCAGACCCATCATCTGATCTCTGACCATAACGATGGTGGTCGAGAAACTTGTAGCTTAGCGCAGCCTGATCAGTACTACTAG
- the LOC103995525 gene encoding myb-related protein MYBAS1 isoform X2, whose protein sequence is MDGAGGPASGLNRTGKSCRLRWVNYLHPGLKRGRMTPQEKRLVLELHSLWGNRWSRIARKLPGRTDNEIKNYWRAHMRKMTKERKRSSSSSRVDHSLDLTELPPQAAAEAHDLKSSSACSCLTAEEFEKKEEGVASYPMDQIWNEIATSEVIKEVSFEDSCPLMPSSPTWECCSEAVWKIDDEELRMLLQTHHLISDHNDGGRETCSLAQPDQYY, encoded by the exons ATGGACGGAGCAGGAGGACCTGCATCTG GTCTCAACAGAACAGGAAAGAGCTGCCGCCTGCGCTGGGTCAATTACCTTCACCCCGGTCTCAAGCGAGGCCGCATGACCCCCCAAGAGAAGCGCCTTGTTCTTGAGCTCCACTCTCTCTGGGGCAACAG GTGGTCTCGGATTGCGCGTAAACTTCCCGGACGCACCGACaatgagatcaagaactactggagagCGCACATGAGAAAGATGACCAAAGAACGAAAGCGGAGCTCATCGTCGTCGCGTGTTGATCATTCCCTGGATCTCACTGAGCTTCCACCACAGGCAGCGGCGGAAGCTCATGATCTAAAGAGCAGTAGTGCCTGCAGCTGCTTAACTGCAGAGGAGTTTGAGAAGAAGGAGGAAGGCGTGGCAAGTTACCCCATGGATCAGATTTGGAATGAGATTGCTACGTCTGAGGTGATCAAAGAGGTGAGCTTCGAGGACTCGTGCCCCTTAATGCCGTCGTCTCCTACGTGGGAATGCTGCTCTGAGGCAGTGTGGAAGATCGATGACGAAGAGCTCAGGATGCTACTTCAGACCCATCATCTGATCTCTGACCATAACGATGGTGGTCGAGAAACTTGTAGCTTAGCGCAGCCTGATCAGTACTACTAG